The following are encoded together in the Juglans microcarpa x Juglans regia isolate MS1-56 chromosome 2D, Jm3101_v1.0, whole genome shotgun sequence genome:
- the LOC121248103 gene encoding stress-response A/B barrel domain-containing protein UP3-like, with product MMLSGNSTFIWSPFSLAFSPPKSIPCLQSSFSFKPYSRSGRSPPSKTAVKMSTSQTLIEHVVLFKVKENTDPSKVNAMVTELNSLVSIDEVLHLAAGPVFRNRFSSLNFTHALHSRYKTKEDLEAYAANPSHVGVVKESVLPIVEDAMAVDWIADGGYEDDLVAPPPGSAVRLSFLKLKESLGDNVKSEILGVIKGLKRDFPEIKQITCGENFSPARAKGYSLASFAVFPGMSEMDAVDAKEELVNSQKEKIKEYLESVFVVDYVIPTPASL from the coding sequence ATGATGCTCTCTGGGAACTCCACATTCATTTGGTCTCCATTTTCCCTCGCATTCTCGCCCCCCAAAAGCATACCCTGTCTTCAATCCTCCTTTTCCTTCAAGCCATACTCCCGCTCGGGCCGCTCCCCACCGTCCAAGACCGCCGTCAAGATGTCCACTTCCCAGACCCTCATCGAGCATGTCGTTCTCTTTAAAGTGAAAGAGAACACTGACCCGTCCAAGGTCAACGCCATGGTCACTGAGCTAAACAGCCTGGTCTCCATCGACGAAGTCCTCCACCTCGCCGCCGGTCCTGTCTTCCGCAACCGGTTCTCCTCCCTCAACTTCACCCACGCGCTCCACAGCCGCTACAAAACCAAGGAAGACCTCGAGGCCTACGCGGCCAACCCCAGCCACGTTGGTGTGGTCAAGGAGTCGGTCCTCCCGATTGTCGAAGACGCCATGGCCGTCGATTGGATTGCTGACGGTGGTTACGAAGATGATCTCGTGGCTCCACCCCCGGGATCCGCCGTTCGACTCAGTTTCTTGAAGCTCAAGGAGAGCCTAGGCGACAATGTAAAATCTGAGATTCTTGGTGTCATTAAGGGACTTAAGCGTGATTTCCCAGAGATCAAACAGATTACTTGTGGGGAAAACTTCTCGCCAGCGAGAGCCAAGGGATACTCGCTAGCTTCGTTCGCTGTTTTTCCGGGAATGAGCGAAATGGATGCGGTGGATGCGAAGGAAGAGTTGGTGAACTCTCAGAAGGAGAAGATTAAGGAATACCTGGAGAGCGTGTTCGTCGTTGATTATGTGATCCCAACCCCCGCGAGTCTTtga